CAATATGTTTCATAATACCTTTTGAAAAATATTTTTCTAATCCTAAATAATATGTCTTCTTTTGTATAGCAAACGGTAATAATAATGTAAATACTGGTGCATCTATAAAACTTTCATGGTTTGCTATAAATATAGTAGGCTTATCTTCAATCTTATTTTTACCATTTATACTTAATCTAAAGTAAAGTTTTGCTATTACATATGCTATTGGTCTTAATATATATTGTAAATAACCCGTTTTAACATTAGTAACTTTTGCATTTTTTATTATTTCATCTAATTTAATATCAATTTTTGTGTATCCACTAGAATTTTGATGAATATAATCTGATAATAATTCTAAATTATAGCATTTAGTGAAAATTTCTTCATCTAATTTTAAATTATAGCTTTTTTCTAAATATGTTGTAAATTCTACTAAGTCTAATGAGTCTAAACCTAATTCTAATTCAAAATTCTCTACTGGACTTACTTCATCTAAACCTTTTAGATTTTTAATATATTCTTTTAATGTAATATATTCTTCTGTATTTGGTTCTTTTTCTACTTTTTTCTTTTCTACTTTACCACCAAATATTTCAGGTAGCATAAATCTTTTAACTTTTCCAACCCTAGTTTTAGGTAATTCATTTTCTATTATCTTATAATCTAAAATCTTTTCATAATTATGTACATCTGTATTATACACTTGCACTACGTCTCTTATGTAAGTTGTAATATTTCCTATTTTTTGTTGTCTAATATATTCAAAATTAGGCACTATTAATGCAGATAATTTATCATTTTTACCAAATATCCCAACTTCAGATATTAAATTATCAGATTTTTCAATTAATTTATCTTCTAATTTTAATGGGTCAATATTTTTACCGTTTGATAAAACTATCATCGCATTAGCACGACCTATAAGAGTTAAATAACCATCTTCATCAAATTCACCTAAATCACCTGTTTTAAACCAACCATCTTCTGTTAAAACTTCCTTTGTTTTTTCAGGCTTATTATAGTAACCTAACATTACCATAGGTCCTTTAACCCATATTTCCTTATCTACTAATTTAATTTGTGCATTTGAAGCTGGTAATCCTACTGTACCCGCTTTGTAGTGTCTTGGTACTGAACCTGCAAATACAGGTGATGTTTCTGATAAACCATACCCTTCACAATAATCAAAACCTAATGTGTTATAAAAATTTATCATTTCTACATCTGATTTTGCTCCACCAGCGACTATAGTTCTTAAATGTCCACCAAAAGTTTCATGCACCTTTTTAAATAATATTTTTGAAAATTTCTTATTATTAATTTTTTTAGCTAATGCAAATAATGCTCTTGTTATGAACTTTGCATTTATCTTATCATTTATGCCTTTATAAAATAATTTATATAATCTTGGTACACTTGATAATATTGTAACTCTATTTTCTTTTAAGCATCTTAATATTTCTTGACTAGTTAACTTAGGTACTAAAACTACTGAATATGATTGCTCATAGTAGAAAAAGTATATACAAGTTGACATTAATGGTAATATATGATGGAAAGGTAATATTGCTAATATTTGTTCTGTTTCTTCTAATGTTACCAAACTATTTATTGCTTTCATTTCATGATATAAATTATTAAAACTAAGCATTACACCCTTAGGACTACCAGTAGTCCCAGAAGTGTAAACCATAACTGCTAACTCATCATTTACTGGGTGAATTAGTTCTTTATCATCTTCTAATTTTTCAATTTTGATTTCATCTAAATTATATACTTCAATTTCTAAATTGGCATTTTTTATTGCTTCTTTTACCGCTTCTACTGTTTGACTACTAACTACTACGTATTTAGCAGAAGAATCTTTAAAAAAATACTCTAATTCTTCTGAAGTACATAATGCATCTACTGGTATTGCCACAGAATTTCTATCCCATATTGCAAAAAAAGAATATATCCATCCTATTCTATTTTCTGATACTATAAGTACTTTTTCTTTTTCATTAATATTTTTAAATATTTTTCTTGATAAGTATTTTATACTATCTACCATTTCATTATAATTTATATTTCTTCCATCGAAATCAACAATGGCTAATTTATCTGATTTTTTTAAAAACATATTATCTCCTATTTTATTATCTCTTATTTAAAATTAGTATATCATTTTTACATTTAATATGCAAAACAAAAATTTATTTTAATAATATACAATAATATACTAATTTTTAGGTAAAGAAAAATTATTTTTAGCAATGCATTTAACCATGTCAATAAATGAGTTGGCTTTTTCCATACCTATAACCTTAATAATCTGATTAACTATATTTAAAGAAGTATTGTGTACTTCAAGAAATATCTTTAAATTTTCCTCAACACATTTTACATAAACCATTCTTTTATCTTTACCTACTTCACATTTAGTTAAAAGTGATTTCTTTTCTAATGAATTGACTGTTCTATTTACTAGAGACTTCAACATTTTAGTTTCTGCGATTATTTCTTTAATTGATACAACTGAATTTTTGTCTTCTCTATACTTATTATAGACAATTAACATTATTATTGCTTCATTGTACATAAGTCCTTTTGTTATTCTGTTATTCTTTATTATTGTCGAAAGTTTTACCCATGCATATAGCAATTCTTCACTTTTATTAATTTTTTCCATAAAACACCTCACCTTTAATGTTCACAATGTGAACAAAGATATAATATCATTATTGTATAAAAAAAGCAACTAATAATTGAATAATTTGCCCATAATTGATATAATATTATAGAAAAGAGGAATAATAATGAGAATATTAGGTATAGACCCTGGTACTGCAATAGTTGGATACTCTATAATAGATATTGAAAAAGGGCAATATAATCTTATTGATTATGGCTGTATATATACTGACAAAGATACTCCTATGCCAAGAAGATTAGAAGAAATTTATGATGGTTTAGATACTATTATTAAACTATATAAACCCATGGAAATGGCAATAGAAGACTTATATTTTTTCAAAAATCAAAAAACTGTTATAAAAGTTAGCCAAGCAAGGGGAGTAATAAATTTAGTCGCAAGAAAAAATGGTTTAGACATTTTTGATTATACACCTTTACAAGTTAAAATGGGGGTATGTTCTTATGGACGTGCAACAAAAAAACAAATACAAGAAATGATTAAAATAATTTTAAAATTAGATGAAATACCTACACCAGATGATGCAGCTGATGCTATTGCAATAGCAATAACACATATAAATTCAAAAAATATACCTAAATTAGATAAAATTCATATAAAAAAATCTAATATTAAAACTGGTAATAAAATGAGTGCATCTGAATTTAGAAAATTATTTAAGAAATGAGGAATGACAATATGAAAATAGTTCTATACGAACCAGAAATACCATATAACACAGGAAATATAGGAAGAAGTTGTGTTTTAACTAATACTGAATTACATTTAATTAAGCCTTTAGGATTTGACATAGATGAAAAAGCAGTTAAAAGAGCAGGACTTGACTACTGGGAAAATGTAAAATTATTTATATGGGAAAACTACGATGAATTTATAAAAGAAAATAAAAATGCTACAATATATTATGCTACAACTAAAACAAAACAAAAATATAGTGATATAAAATTTAATGAAAATGATTTTATTATGTTTGGACCAGAATCTAGAGGTATACCCGAAAATATATTATTTAATAATAAAGATAAATGTATAACTATACCTATGTTA
This DNA window, taken from Oceanivirga salmonicida, encodes the following:
- a CDS encoding AMP-binding protein, which produces MFLKKSDKLAIVDFDGRNINYNEMVDSIKYLSRKIFKNINEKEKVLIVSENRIGWIYSFFAIWDRNSVAIPVDALCTSEELEYFFKDSSAKYVVVSSQTVEAVKEAIKNANLEIEVYNLDEIKIEKLEDDKELIHPVNDELAVMVYTSGTTGSPKGVMLSFNNLYHEMKAINSLVTLEETEQILAILPFHHILPLMSTCIYFFYYEQSYSVVLVPKLTSQEILRCLKENRVTILSSVPRLYKLFYKGINDKINAKFITRALFALAKKINNKKFSKILFKKVHETFGGHLRTIVAGGAKSDVEMINFYNTLGFDYCEGYGLSETSPVFAGSVPRHYKAGTVGLPASNAQIKLVDKEIWVKGPMVMLGYYNKPEKTKEVLTEDGWFKTGDLGEFDEDGYLTLIGRANAMIVLSNGKNIDPLKLEDKLIEKSDNLISEVGIFGKNDKLSALIVPNFEYIRQQKIGNITTYIRDVVQVYNTDVHNYEKILDYKIIENELPKTRVGKVKRFMLPEIFGGKVEKKKVEKEPNTEEYITLKEYIKNLKGLDEVSPVENFELELGLDSLDLVEFTTYLEKSYNLKLDEEIFTKCYNLELLSDYIHQNSSGYTKIDIKLDEIIKNAKVTNVKTGYLQYILRPIAYVIAKLYFRLSINGKNKIEDKPTIFIANHESFIDAPVFTLLLPFAIQKKTYYLGLEKYFSKGIMKHIGLHGNIVKINIEKNIKESVEKVAGILKQGKNVFIFPEGSRTKDGSIQEFKKIFAILAKELDIEIQCLGIDGAYEAYSRFMKLPKPKKISVSVLDRISPTNKTYEQIVNECREVYIKYKENKK
- a CDS encoding MarR family transcriptional regulator codes for the protein MEKINKSEELLYAWVKLSTIIKNNRITKGLMYNEAIIMLIVYNKYREDKNSVVSIKEIIAETKMLKSLVNRTVNSLEKKSLLTKCEVGKDKRMVYVKCVEENLKIFLEVHNTSLNIVNQIIKVIGMEKANSFIDMVKCIAKNNFSLPKN
- the ruvC gene encoding crossover junction endodeoxyribonuclease RuvC, translated to MRILGIDPGTAIVGYSIIDIEKGQYNLIDYGCIYTDKDTPMPRRLEEIYDGLDTIIKLYKPMEMAIEDLYFFKNQKTVIKVSQARGVINLVARKNGLDIFDYTPLQVKMGVCSYGRATKKQIQEMIKIILKLDEIPTPDDAADAIAIAITHINSKNIPKLDKIHIKKSNIKTGNKMSASEFRKLFKK
- a CDS encoding tRNA (cytidine(34)-2'-O)-methyltransferase, whose translation is MKIVLYEPEIPYNTGNIGRSCVLTNTELHLIKPLGFDIDEKAVKRAGLDYWENVKLFIWENYDEFIKENKNATIYYATTKTKQKYSDIKFNENDFIMFGPESRGIPENILFNNKDKCITIPMLELGRSLNLSNSAAIVLYEALRQNNFNF